A region of Haloplanus sp. XH21 DNA encodes the following proteins:
- the gatC gene encoding Asp-tRNA(Asn)/Glu-tRNA(Gln) amidotransferase subunit GatC — protein MSETPVDPDEVRHVADLARIDLAEDEVDQFAVQFADILSYFDALDDVPEVESEPDLVNVMRADEVREGLTQEEALRNAPATEDGHFEGPSVS, from the coding sequence ATGAGCGAGACGCCCGTCGACCCCGACGAGGTCCGCCACGTCGCCGACCTCGCCCGGATCGACCTGGCCGAGGACGAGGTGGACCAGTTCGCCGTGCAGTTCGCGGACATCCTCTCCTACTTCGACGCCCTCGACGACGTGCCCGAGGTCGAGTCGGAACCTGACCTGGTGAACGTCATGCGAGCCGACGAGGTTCGCGAGGGACTCACCCAGGAGGAGGCCCTGCGGAACGCGCCGGCGACCGAAGACGGCCACTTCGAGGGGCCGAGCGTGTCATGA
- a CDS encoding GlcG/HbpS family heme-binding protein, protein MVQSITLDTAKELIDAAEQKADEIDNPMVIAVTNSEGNLIAQRRMDDAWLASVSISRNKAYTSAALDMPTHELAEPSEPGNSLYGLQTTDEGRIVIFGGGYPLFDEDGDVVGAFGVSGGAVEQDMEVAEAGVAHWESLRDSATPAEVTN, encoded by the coding sequence ATGGTTCAATCTATCACACTTGACACTGCAAAAGAGTTGATCGATGCGGCCGAGCAGAAGGCCGATGAAATCGATAATCCGATGGTAATCGCGGTTACGAACAGCGAGGGCAACCTCATCGCCCAGCGTCGGATGGACGACGCGTGGCTCGCGTCGGTCTCGATTTCGCGGAACAAGGCCTACACGTCGGCGGCGCTCGACATGCCGACCCACGAACTCGCCGAGCCTTCCGAGCCCGGCAACTCCCTGTACGGACTTCAGACGACCGACGAGGGTCGCATCGTCATCTTCGGCGGCGGCTATCCGCTGTTCGACGAGGACGGCGATGTCGTCGGGGCGTTCGGCGTCTCCGGCGGCGCCGTCGAACAGGACATGGAAGTCGCGGAAGCGGGCGTCGCCCACTGGGAATCGCTTCGGGACAGCGCGACACCGGCTGAGGTGACCAACTAA